The Dyella caseinilytica genome has a window encoding:
- a CDS encoding methylmalonyl-CoA mutase family protein, which translates to MSSPAKHVPASAAQAETSPLRFVTAASLFDGHDAAINIMRRIIQSQGAEVIHLGHNRSVEDVVRAALQEDADAIALSSYQGGHVEYFKYMVDMLKEKGAGHVRVFGGGGGTITPEEIRELQAYGVERIYHPNDGMKLGLAEMIEDVMHRAGNAAAKREQDESFVPANINIDDEISIGHMLSAIEEGKLADAELARLRKEWSLAGKHTPVLGMTGTGGAGKSSVVDELLLRFLHAFPQMRIAVLAVDPTRRRSGGALLGDRIRMNALRSHRVYMRSMATRRQHAATNEVLHDCINFLKSQPYDLVIVETAGIGQSDSEIVDLVDFPVYVMTSDYGAASQLEKIDMLDFAELVVLNKFDKRGAEDALRDVRKQWKRNRTAFTLKDEDVPVYPTIASQFNDPGVTWMFTNLCRLMHDKLSAKGGEHGIETAHCDFKPNLDTTVKEPRATVLIPGARVRYLAEIAEQGRGINAGIEREAEYASKAQHYYESLKDLGDPKLPRELERYEHDDLHPATPHNNVVPAQAGTQSNNAREAHPTQLDSSLRRNDEHVVDRTLVLLRQRYNAALRELSHEAVHLLRDWPARYKSVTADVNEYKVRDKTIRVENYRDSLSHQKIPKVSPPKTKDWGDLLRFLMRENLPGYYPYTGGVYPYRRSGEDPTRMFAGEGTPERTNRRFHYLSQGGAATRLSTAFDSVTLYGEDPAPRPDIFGKIGNSGVNIASLDDMKKLYSGFDLSAPSTSVSMTINGPAPMLLAMFMNTAIDQNVEKYLKEDPARWAAAEKRIAQLYAHGKRPTYSGELPKGNDGLGLGLLGVSGDQLVDADTYAKIKAETLSNVRGTVQADILKEDQAQNTCIFSTEFALRMMGDIQQYFVDHKVRNFYSVSISGYHIAEAGANPISQLAFTLSNGFTIVEYYLARGMNIDDFAPNLSFFFSNGMDPEYTVIGRVARRIWARAMRERYGASARSQMMKYHIQTSGRSLHAQEIQFNDIRTTLQALYALFDNCNSLHTNAYDEAITTPTEESVRRAVAIQMIINKELGLNFNENPWQGSYVVDALTDIVEEAVYKEFEAISERGGVLGAMDTMYQRGKIQEESMYYEQKKHDGSLPLIGVNTFLPKDHGGEIATEIELIRSTEEEKGQQITNVKGYGDARNALAPESLKVLQNTARERKNVFEQLMEAVKYNSLGQISHALYDVGGEYRRNM; encoded by the coding sequence ATGAGTTCCCCCGCCAAGCACGTACCTGCCAGCGCCGCGCAGGCCGAAACCAGTCCCCTGCGTTTTGTGACGGCCGCCAGCCTGTTCGATGGCCATGACGCCGCGATCAATATCATGCGCCGCATCATTCAGTCGCAGGGCGCGGAAGTGATCCATCTGGGCCACAACCGCTCGGTGGAAGATGTCGTTCGTGCTGCACTGCAAGAAGATGCCGACGCCATTGCGCTGTCCTCCTACCAGGGCGGCCACGTCGAATACTTCAAGTACATGGTCGACATGCTCAAAGAGAAGGGCGCCGGTCACGTGCGCGTCTTCGGCGGCGGCGGCGGGACCATCACCCCGGAAGAAATCCGCGAGCTACAAGCCTACGGCGTGGAACGCATCTACCACCCCAACGACGGCATGAAGCTCGGCCTCGCCGAAATGATCGAAGACGTCATGCACCGCGCGGGCAACGCTGCCGCCAAGCGCGAGCAAGACGAATCCTTCGTACCCGCCAATATCAACATCGATGACGAAATCAGCATCGGCCACATGCTGTCCGCCATCGAAGAAGGCAAGCTCGCCGACGCCGAACTCGCGCGCCTGCGTAAAGAATGGTCGCTCGCCGGCAAACACACGCCCGTGCTCGGCATGACCGGCACCGGCGGCGCCGGTAAATCCTCCGTCGTAGACGAACTGCTACTGCGCTTCCTGCACGCCTTTCCGCAGATGCGCATCGCCGTGCTCGCCGTCGATCCCACGCGTCGCCGCAGTGGTGGTGCGTTGCTGGGCGACCGCATCCGCATGAATGCACTGCGCAGCCATCGCGTCTACATGCGCTCCATGGCCACGCGTCGTCAGCACGCCGCCACCAACGAAGTGCTGCACGACTGTATCAACTTCTTGAAGAGCCAACCCTACGATCTGGTGATCGTCGAAACCGCCGGCATCGGCCAAAGCGATTCGGAAATCGTCGACCTCGTCGACTTCCCCGTCTACGTGATGACCAGCGACTACGGCGCCGCCAGTCAGCTCGAAAAAATCGACATGCTCGATTTTGCCGAACTCGTCGTGCTCAACAAATTCGACAAACGCGGCGCCGAAGATGCGCTGCGCGACGTGCGCAAACAATGGAAGCGCAACCGCACCGCCTTCACCCTGAAAGACGAAGACGTGCCGGTGTATCCCACCATCGCCAGCCAGTTCAACGATCCAGGCGTCACCTGGATGTTCACCAACCTTTGCCGCCTGATGCACGACAAGCTCAGCGCCAAGGGCGGTGAGCACGGCATCGAAACCGCACACTGCGATTTCAAACCGAATCTCGACACCACCGTCAAAGAACCACGCGCCACCGTACTCATCCCCGGCGCCCGCGTGCGTTACCTCGCGGAAATCGCCGAGCAGGGCCGCGGCATCAACGCCGGCATCGAGCGCGAAGCCGAATACGCCAGCAAAGCGCAGCACTACTACGAATCGCTCAAAGACCTAGGTGACCCCAAACTCCCGCGCGAGCTGGAGCGCTACGAACACGACGACCTCCACCCCGCCACACCCCACAACAACGTCGTCCCGGCGCAGGCCGGGACCCAGTCAAATAATGCGCGCGAAGCGCACCCTACCCAACTGGATTCCAGCCTTCGCCGGAATGACGAACATGTAGTCGACCGCACGTTGGTCCTACTCCGCCAACGCTACAACGCAGCCCTACGCGAACTCAGCCACGAAGCCGTGCACCTGCTGCGCGACTGGCCCGCGCGCTACAAGTCCGTCACCGCCGACGTCAACGAATACAAAGTCCGCGACAAAACCATCCGCGTCGAAAACTACCGCGACTCGCTCAGCCACCAAAAAATTCCGAAAGTCTCGCCGCCCAAAACCAAAGACTGGGGCGACCTGCTGCGCTTCTTGATGCGCGAAAACCTTCCCGGCTATTACCCCTACACCGGCGGCGTCTACCCATACCGCCGCAGCGGCGAAGATCCCACCCGCATGTTCGCGGGCGAGGGCACACCCGAGCGCACCAACCGTCGCTTCCACTACCTAAGCCAAGGCGGCGCCGCCACGCGCCTCTCCACTGCGTTCGACTCGGTCACCCTGTACGGCGAAGACCCGGCTCCGCGCCCCGACATCTTCGGCAAGATCGGCAACTCCGGCGTTAACATCGCCAGCCTCGACGACATGAAGAAGCTGTACTCCGGCTTCGATCTCAGCGCGCCCAGCACATCCGTCTCGATGACCATCAACGGCCCCGCGCCGATGCTGCTGGCGATGTTCATGAACACCGCCATCGATCAAAACGTCGAGAAATACCTCAAGGAAGATCCCGCCCGCTGGGCCGCCGCCGAAAAGCGCATCGCCCAGCTTTACGCTCATGGCAAACGCCCGACGTATTCCGGTGAACTACCCAAAGGCAACGATGGCCTAGGCCTCGGCCTGCTCGGCGTCTCCGGCGATCAACTCGTCGATGCCGACACCTACGCCAAGATCAAAGCCGAAACGCTCAGCAACGTGCGCGGCACCGTGCAAGCCGACATCCTCAAAGAAGACCAGGCGCAAAACACCTGCATCTTCAGCACCGAATTCGCGCTGCGCATGATGGGCGACATCCAGCAGTACTTCGTCGACCACAAAGTCCGCAACTTCTACTCCGTCTCCATCTCCGGCTATCACATCGCAGAAGCCGGCGCCAACCCGATCAGCCAGCTCGCCTTCACCCTCAGCAATGGCTTCACCATTGTCGAGTACTACCTCGCGCGCGGCATGAACATCGACGACTTCGCGCCGAATCTCAGCTTCTTCTTCTCCAACGGCATGGACCCGGAATACACCGTCATCGGCCGTGTCGCCCGCCGCATCTGGGCACGCGCCATGCGCGAACGCTACGGCGCCAGCGCACGCAGCCAGATGATGAAGTACCACATTCAAACATCCGGCCGTTCCCTGCACGCGCAAGAAATCCAATTCAACGACATCCGCACCACCCTGCAAGCGCTGTACGCACTGTTCGACAACTGCAACAGCCTGCACACCAACGCCTACGACGAAGCTATCACCACGCCCACCGAAGAAAGCGTGCGCCGCGCCGTCGCCATCCAGATGATCATCAACAAAGAACTCGGCCTCAACTTCAACGAAAACCCCTGGCAGGGCAGCTACGTCGTCGACGCCCTCACCGACATCGTCGAAGAAGCCGTCTACAAAGAATTCGAAGCCATCAGCGAACGCGGTGGCGTACTCGGCGCCATGGACACCATGTACCAGCGCGGCAAGATTCAGGAAGAATCCATGTACTACGAACAAAAGAAACACGACGGCAGCCTGCCGCTGATCGGCGTCAACACCTTCCTGCCCAAAGACCACGGCGGCGAAATCGCCACCGAAATCGAACTCATCCGCAGCACGGAAGAAGAGAAAGGCCAGCAGATCACCAACGTCAAAGGCTACGGCGACGCGCGCAATGCGTTGGCGCCGGAGAGCCTTAAGGTGCTACAGAACACCGCGCGCGAGCGGAAGAATGTGTTCGAGCAGTTGATGGAGGCGGTGAAGTACAACTCGTTGGGGCAGATCTCGCACGCACTTTATGATGTGGGTGGGGAGTATCGGAGAAATATGTAG
- a CDS encoding RloB family protein, with the protein MRRFPPSPSLERKVERVNARVEIVIACEGLVTEPKYILDCAKYYGSGMVVVRVLDKTGVPLTVVRAAIQERKKLLAKYRKQKELGPVDGCFRVWAIFDKDDHDVDEALALAKEHKVCVAFSNPCFELWPILHLVDYGAQDDRHILQKLLNQHMPTYNHQSSPNIDFDSIKEHFDIAYQRACLLNQSRDAEGCTSGRPSTTVGELVIKIQQNGKVAARRAAANR; encoded by the coding sequence ATGAGACGCTTCCCCCCATCTCCCTCTCTTGAACGTAAAGTTGAACGTGTTAACGCCCGCGTCGAAATCGTAATCGCATGTGAAGGACTGGTCACAGAGCCTAAATACATTCTCGACTGCGCAAAATATTACGGATCCGGCATGGTGGTTGTGCGTGTTCTCGATAAAACAGGTGTTCCACTGACAGTGGTGCGGGCAGCAATACAAGAGCGAAAAAAGTTACTTGCAAAGTACCGCAAGCAAAAAGAGTTAGGACCTGTGGACGGATGTTTTAGAGTCTGGGCCATCTTCGATAAAGATGATCATGATGTGGATGAAGCGCTAGCTCTCGCTAAAGAGCATAAGGTATGTGTGGCATTCTCCAATCCATGCTTTGAATTGTGGCCAATATTGCATCTAGTTGACTACGGCGCGCAGGATGATCGACATATCCTTCAAAAACTTCTTAATCAACACATGCCGACCTATAACCACCAGAGCTCACCAAACATTGACTTCGATAGTATCAAGGAACATTTCGACATTGCATATCAACGCGCGTGCTTATTAAATCAGTCCCGCGATGCAGAAGGCTGCACTTCTGGCAGACCATCCACAACAGTGGGCGAGTTGGTTATTAAAATTCAACAAAACGGCAAAGTTGCAGCACGAAGAGCTGCGGCAAATCGGTAA
- a CDS encoding AAA family ATPase — MLFHLSGKMVTPFTPQPQRGQPFHSRSISAKIWQISHLEDAMLIRFGIRNHLSIRDYQEISLVASKLKDAESGLIEPTSNTVDKAQSTTRSPIRLLPVLALYGANASGKSTMLHGLHCFVRFISNSHKQGDADDRTPYQPFLLDDGSSSAPATYDADIIIGDTRYHYGYSIDDKRVLSEWLYAYPIVAARQTRSVLFHRNIENEDVFYFGKSLRGENRQIAKLVRPNSLFLSAAAQNSHEQLSIIYDFFRNSFARRTENSQTSLGSISSQLKKHFGDDEDQKKSALRFLTAADIGITDMNFSSVPIDEKAKAFISEFELLVKRHISSEAVEVEKENSLRVELLHAGADGKSHKIPLNLESAGTISLLKLLGPALTRLINGGVLVVDELNTTLHPLVSRELIRLFSDPESNPGQAQLLFSTHDTNILSGNLLRRDQIWFAEKDGDGASHFYSLAEIKVRSQANLEAGYLAGQFGAVPYFGLGELIQANVEQGDE, encoded by the coding sequence ATGCTCTTTCACCTGAGCGGCAAAATGGTGACTCCCTTCACCCCTCAGCCCCAAAGGGGTCAACCATTCCATTCAAGGTCGATTTCTGCAAAAATATGGCAAATTTCTCACTTAGAGGACGCCATGCTAATCAGATTTGGAATTCGCAATCATCTATCGATTCGCGACTACCAAGAGATTTCCTTGGTTGCCTCGAAGCTGAAAGATGCTGAGTCAGGCCTGATTGAGCCCACCTCAAACACGGTCGATAAAGCACAATCTACGACCCGGAGTCCTATAAGACTTTTGCCAGTTCTTGCGCTATATGGCGCAAACGCATCTGGAAAGTCGACAATGCTGCATGGGCTGCACTGCTTTGTGCGCTTCATAAGCAATTCGCATAAGCAAGGCGACGCAGATGACCGCACGCCCTACCAACCGTTCTTATTAGATGACGGGTCCAGTAGCGCGCCCGCCACATACGACGCAGACATCATCATAGGCGACACCAGATATCACTATGGTTACTCAATTGATGATAAGCGCGTATTAAGTGAGTGGTTATACGCATACCCTATTGTCGCGGCTCGACAGACACGGTCCGTCCTATTTCATCGAAACATTGAAAACGAAGATGTTTTCTATTTTGGCAAAAGCCTTCGAGGTGAAAATCGACAAATCGCGAAGCTCGTAAGACCTAATAGCTTGTTTTTATCCGCTGCAGCACAAAACTCCCACGAGCAGTTATCCATCATATATGATTTCTTTCGGAATAGCTTCGCCCGTCGAACAGAAAACTCTCAGACCTCCCTTGGCTCGATTTCCAGTCAACTTAAAAAACACTTTGGCGACGATGAGGATCAAAAAAAATCAGCATTACGATTTCTGACAGCAGCTGACATCGGCATTACTGACATGAATTTTAGCAGCGTGCCTATAGATGAAAAAGCAAAGGCATTTATTAGCGAATTCGAGCTTCTTGTAAAGCGCCACATATCATCCGAAGCTGTCGAAGTGGAAAAAGAAAACTCTTTGCGTGTCGAACTTCTTCATGCGGGCGCTGACGGAAAATCACACAAAATTCCACTAAATCTTGAAAGCGCCGGAACAATTTCACTACTAAAGCTATTAGGCCCAGCCCTAACTCGCCTAATAAATGGCGGAGTCTTGGTGGTCGATGAACTGAACACCACCCTGCATCCTCTTGTGAGCCGCGAACTCATCCGACTATTTTCTGACCCGGAAAGCAATCCGGGCCAAGCGCAGCTTTTATTTTCGACCCACGACACGAACATACTTTCCGGTAATTTGCTTCGACGTGATCAGATATGGTTTGCTGAGAAGGACGGCGATGGCGCCTCACATTTCTATTCTCTAGCGGAAATTAAAGTCAGATCACAAGCCAACCTCGAAGCAGGGTACCTTGCCGGGCAATTTGGAGCTGTACCTTACTTCGGTCTCGGCGAACTAATTCAAGCCAATGTTGAGCAGGGGGACGAATGA
- a CDS encoding DUF2845 domain-containing protein produces MTRYMVFALLLVSVTVHASSSLRVGSKVLTIGDSAVRVVQLMGQPTVRTFVSEQRPGGLPNNQLAAGEQWQYAQEGKTIVITIVGGRATKFDTLYEQ; encoded by the coding sequence ATGACCCGTTATATGGTTTTTGCCTTATTGCTCGTCAGCGTTACTGTCCACGCATCAAGTTCGCTACGCGTTGGCAGCAAGGTGCTGACAATCGGCGATAGCGCGGTGCGCGTGGTGCAACTGATGGGGCAACCAACGGTGCGCACTTTCGTGAGCGAACAGCGGCCGGGTGGCTTACCTAATAATCAGCTGGCAGCCGGTGAGCAGTGGCAATATGCGCAAGAGGGTAAGACGATAGTCATTACCATCGTCGGCGGAAGAGCTACCAAGTTCGACACACTTTACGAGCAGTGA
- a CDS encoding rRNA pseudouridine synthase gives MSAPVRLAHRVSELFGLSRAEAEQFIQNGWVSVDGQVIEMPQHKVTVERVELDPEARLDAVEPATILLHKPAGFDASNVYKPASTLVTPETRWADDPSSERLLRRHFHRLTPLVPLDTEASGLMVLTQDGRVWRRLTEDAGLIEHEYIVEISGQIAPDGLRRLNHGLSFNGHALPPCKVSWQNETRLRFAIKGVQNGQLRDMCARVGLGVVSIRRLRIGKVALGKGPNGAMPPGMWRYLPVGEKF, from the coding sequence ATGTCCGCTCCGGTTCGACTTGCACATCGTGTCTCAGAGCTGTTTGGCCTCTCACGCGCCGAGGCCGAGCAATTTATCCAAAACGGCTGGGTGTCGGTGGACGGGCAGGTGATTGAGATGCCGCAACACAAGGTAACCGTCGAGCGTGTCGAACTCGACCCTGAGGCTCGCCTGGATGCGGTGGAGCCGGCCACGATCTTGTTGCACAAGCCAGCCGGCTTCGACGCGAGCAACGTTTACAAGCCCGCCAGCACCCTGGTGACACCGGAGACACGCTGGGCGGATGACCCCAGTAGTGAACGTCTGCTGCGACGTCATTTCCATCGTTTGACACCGCTGGTGCCGTTGGACACCGAGGCCAGCGGCCTGATGGTACTGACTCAGGACGGCCGGGTGTGGCGCCGCCTGACCGAGGATGCTGGCCTTATCGAGCACGAATACATCGTCGAAATCAGCGGCCAGATCGCCCCCGACGGTTTGCGCCGGCTCAACCACGGCCTGAGTTTCAACGGTCATGCGCTGCCACCGTGCAAAGTCAGTTGGCAGAACGAGACCCGGCTGCGCTTCGCGATCAAGGGCGTGCAGAACGGGCAGTTGCGCGATATGTGCGCGCGGGTCGGGCTGGGTGTCGTGTCGATCCGCCGATTGCGCATCGGCAAGGTCGCGTTGGGCAAAGGCCCGAATGGCGCGATGCCGCCGGGGATGTGGCGCTATCTTCCGGTGGGCGAGAAATTCTGA
- a CDS encoding PA4780 family RIO1-like protein kinase — protein MKTPQGLQALIDDGVIDEVLRPLKSGKEAAVYVVRSGDEIRCAKVYKDMTQRSFQQRVQYQEGRKVRGSREARAIGKASKYGRKQQEVAWKNTEVDALYQLRAAGVRVPEPYGYFHGVLVMDLVTDAEGFSAPRLGEIELSSEQAREYHRVLVRQVVLMLCCGLIHGDLSPYNVLVGPDGPVVIDFPQVVSAAGNNAARTMLLRDVNNLTAYLGRWAPELLDTWYGEEMWALFQAGDLRPDTELTGEFTPDETEVDLDSIRQSINDAREEMLIRQQGREAAAED, from the coding sequence GTGAAGACCCCCCAAGGCTTGCAGGCGCTGATCGATGACGGCGTCATTGATGAAGTGCTGCGCCCGCTGAAGAGCGGCAAGGAAGCGGCTGTGTACGTCGTCCGTAGCGGCGACGAAATACGGTGCGCAAAGGTTTATAAGGACATGACGCAGCGCAGCTTCCAGCAGCGCGTGCAATATCAGGAAGGTCGCAAAGTACGAGGCAGCCGTGAAGCGCGTGCCATCGGTAAGGCCAGCAAGTACGGTCGCAAACAGCAGGAAGTGGCCTGGAAGAACACCGAGGTCGATGCGCTCTACCAATTGCGCGCCGCTGGCGTGCGCGTGCCTGAGCCGTACGGCTATTTCCACGGCGTACTGGTGATGGATCTGGTCACCGACGCCGAAGGCTTCTCCGCGCCACGTCTCGGTGAGATTGAACTCAGTTCGGAGCAGGCGCGTGAATACCATCGTGTGCTGGTGCGGCAGGTGGTGTTGATGCTGTGCTGCGGGCTGATTCACGGCGATCTGTCCCCGTACAACGTACTGGTCGGGCCGGATGGGCCGGTGGTGATCGATTTCCCGCAAGTCGTCAGTGCCGCGGGCAACAATGCGGCACGCACGATGCTGCTGCGTGACGTCAACAACCTCACCGCATATCTTGGACGTTGGGCACCCGAGCTGCTGGACACGTGGTACGGCGAGGAGATGTGGGCGCTATTCCAAGCCGGCGATTTGCGACCCGATACGGAACTGACCGGTGAGTTCACGCCGGACGAAACCGAGGTCGATCTGGACAGCATTCGCCAGTCCATCAACGATGCGCGTGAAGAAATGCTGATCCGACAGCAGGGCCGCGAAGCGGCAGCAGAAGACTAG
- a CDS encoding YciI family protein — protein MNKYLLAVYQPNTDGDVPPREVLDKIMQDVRDIREDMKAAGVWVYSGGLDSPSTATVLQRRDRDVLTTDGPFVETKEHIGGLSIIQVPDRDAALAWARKLVQATGLPIEVRSFLEQSAG, from the coding sequence GTGAACAAGTATCTGCTCGCCGTGTATCAGCCCAATACAGATGGCGACGTACCGCCCCGCGAGGTGCTGGATAAGATCATGCAAGACGTGCGGGACATCCGTGAGGACATGAAGGCCGCTGGGGTTTGGGTCTATTCCGGTGGACTGGATTCCCCGAGCACCGCGACCGTGTTACAGCGGCGTGACCGCGACGTGCTCACGACGGATGGGCCGTTTGTGGAAACGAAGGAACATATCGGCGGCCTTTCGATCATCCAGGTTCCCGATCGGGACGCGGCCCTGGCATGGGCTCGGAAACTGGTTCAGGCAACCGGGCTCCCGATTGAAGTGCGCTCCTTCCTGGAGCAGAGCGCGGGCTGA
- a CDS encoding DoxX family protein, with translation MTSQTAGKARRIITWILRILLGVTFLGIGIEKVTGTMGTIPFFDAIGWGQWFRYFSGALDIAGALLILIPRWTSLGALIITCTVGLGTYLCFTMALFDPTFPLIMTLLAATLAWLAWKPGKRIGDS, from the coding sequence ATGACTTCGCAGACAGCTGGCAAAGCGCGCCGCATCATCACCTGGATTCTCAGAATCCTGTTGGGCGTCACCTTTCTGGGGATCGGGATCGAAAAGGTCACCGGAACCATGGGGACGATCCCATTCTTTGACGCGATCGGCTGGGGACAATGGTTCCGCTATTTCAGCGGAGCCTTGGATATTGCAGGTGCACTGCTCATCTTGATACCGCGCTGGACCTCCCTGGGAGCGCTCATCATTACGTGCACGGTAGGCTTGGGCACTTATCTGTGCTTCACCATGGCACTCTTCGATCCAACATTCCCGCTGATAATGACCCTGTTGGCCGCAACGCTGGCGTGGCTCGCGTGGAAGCCCGGGAAAAGGATTGGAGACAGTTAA
- a CDS encoding SDR family oxidoreductase, giving the protein MKLTGNTIFITGGGSGIGRGLAEALHKLGNKVIIAGRRRSHLNAVIAANPGMEAIELDIADPASIDRVATKLIADHPELNVLINNAGIMQADTVAGKIDDALLTSTITTNLIGPIRMTSALIEHLKSKNNAVVAYTSSVLAFVPMAVTGIYSATKAAIHSYVLSQRFMLRNTSVRVLEIAPPWVRTELMNSQEAEQAMPLDQFIAETMKILGTDADEIVVNAAEQFRGNAGPNEHGLVNGFNEQALALFGGA; this is encoded by the coding sequence ATGAAACTCACTGGCAACACTATCTTCATCACCGGCGGTGGTTCGGGTATTGGTCGCGGACTTGCCGAAGCGCTGCACAAGCTGGGCAACAAGGTCATCATTGCCGGCCGGCGGCGTAGTCACCTCAATGCTGTTATCGCAGCCAATCCAGGCATGGAAGCGATCGAACTCGACATCGCCGATCCGGCCAGCATCGATCGCGTGGCGACCAAACTGATCGCCGATCATCCCGAACTCAATGTGCTCATCAACAACGCCGGCATCATGCAAGCCGATACCGTTGCCGGAAAGATTGATGACGCGCTGCTGACCTCAACCATCACAACGAATCTGATCGGGCCGATCCGTATGACGTCCGCACTGATCGAGCATTTAAAGAGCAAGAACAATGCAGTCGTGGCGTACACAAGTTCCGTGCTTGCCTTCGTTCCGATGGCCGTGACTGGCATCTATTCCGCGACCAAGGCGGCGATTCATTCGTACGTACTGTCGCAACGCTTCATGCTGCGTAACACAAGCGTTCGTGTCCTTGAGATCGCACCACCGTGGGTGCGCACCGAACTCATGAACAGCCAAGAGGCGGAACAAGCCATGCCGCTTGATCAATTTATTGCCGAAACGATGAAAATTCTCGGCACGGATGCAGACGAGATCGTCGTCAACGCCGCCGAACAGTTCCGTGGCAATGCGGGTCCGAACGAACATGGTTTAGTCAACGGCTTTAATGAGCAAGCGCTTGCACTCTTTGGCGGTGCCTGA
- a CDS encoding nuclear transport factor 2 family protein has translation MSKTSPEQNKALVLEAFDTLFNKRDYDAAERFWSNTYIQHSAHIEPGREGLFNLVRSTPSTLRYEHGLILAEGDYVIVHGRFSGTGRPAAWIAADVVRIADGKLAEHWDVLQDEATQTESKSGLPMFGNRFPA, from the coding sequence ATGTCAAAGACGTCACCGGAACAGAACAAGGCCCTTGTCCTGGAAGCGTTCGACACGTTGTTCAACAAACGTGATTACGACGCCGCTGAGCGGTTTTGGTCCAACACCTACATCCAACACAGCGCGCATATCGAACCGGGCCGCGAAGGTCTGTTCAATCTGGTTCGCAGTACTCCCAGCACGCTGCGTTACGAACATGGCCTGATCCTGGCCGAAGGCGACTACGTCATCGTGCATGGACGTTTCTCCGGCACAGGTCGTCCAGCAGCATGGATCGCCGCGGATGTCGTCCGCATCGCAGACGGCAAGCTCGCTGAACACTGGGACGTGTTGCAAGACGAAGCAACGCAAACCGAATCCAAGAGCGGATTGCCGATGTTCGGCAATCGCTTCCCTGCTTGA
- a CDS encoding TetR/AcrR family transcriptional regulator: protein MGVSKQQAIENKRAIIAAAEKLFRERGVAAVGLAELTKAAGFTQGGFYNHFKSKDALVAAVMEKAMEDGAALLVEGIQASKAEARDPVERHIEWYLSHDHLANIEAGCPLTAFAGDVRRLGKEARQSYAHGLTWNFDQMANLIAGDSPQEKRKKAIALFSQMVGSLVLSRAVVDADPALADEILKDARQQLLQASHA, encoded by the coding sequence ATGGGCGTTTCAAAGCAGCAAGCTATTGAAAATAAAAGGGCTATCATTGCCGCCGCGGAAAAGCTCTTCCGTGAGCGCGGGGTGGCCGCAGTGGGGCTGGCCGAGCTGACCAAGGCCGCGGGCTTCACCCAGGGCGGCTTCTACAACCACTTCAAATCGAAGGACGCTCTGGTCGCCGCCGTCATGGAGAAGGCAATGGAAGATGGCGCGGCCCTGCTCGTTGAGGGCATTCAGGCGTCGAAAGCGGAGGCACGCGACCCCGTGGAACGCCATATCGAGTGGTACCTGTCCCACGATCATCTGGCCAATATCGAGGCGGGTTGTCCGCTCACGGCGTTCGCCGGCGATGTTCGGCGACTGGGCAAGGAAGCGCGGCAATCCTATGCACACGGACTGACGTGGAATTTCGATCAGATGGCGAACCTGATCGCAGGCGATAGCCCGCAAGAGAAAAGAAAAAAAGCCATCGCGCTTTTCAGTCAGATGGTCGGTTCACTGGTGCTCTCACGCGCCGTCGTCGACGCTGATCCCGCTCTCGCTGATGAAATACTGAAAGATGCGCGCCAGCAGTTGCTGCAGGCGAGCCATGCTTGA